In a single window of the Acidobacteriota bacterium genome:
- a CDS encoding methionyl-tRNA formyltransferase — protein sequence MKIVFMGTPAAAVASLERLVADGHDVVAVYTQPDRPAGRGQHLTVSPIKEAAMRHGLEVRQPERIKTDEEIEAFRSLMADCAVVVAYGRILPQAMLEAFPRGAINLHFSLLPKYRGAAPVNWAIANGETVTGVTTMKMDAGLDTGDILLQEPLEISDRDTAPQLLERSAVIGGELLSRTLNELDDIVPRRQNDDVASYAPILRKADGLINWSSDASEIERKIRGFKPFPGSFTMFRGKRLVIHDAEAERGEAGIDEPGTIIEAGRNGISVRCGNGSVLKITELQAEGKKRQSASEFANGARVTAEEVFGS from the coding sequence ATGAAAATAGTGTTCATGGGTACGCCGGCGGCCGCCGTTGCCTCGTTGGAACGGCTGGTCGCAGATGGCCACGATGTTGTCGCCGTCTATACTCAGCCGGACAGGCCCGCCGGACGCGGTCAGCACTTGACAGTGTCTCCGATCAAAGAAGCCGCGATGCGGCATGGGCTTGAAGTTCGGCAGCCGGAACGCATCAAGACTGACGAGGAGATCGAGGCGTTTCGGTCTCTGATGGCCGATTGTGCTGTGGTCGTTGCATATGGCCGTATTTTGCCGCAGGCAATGCTGGAGGCTTTTCCGCGCGGAGCGATAAACCTTCACTTTTCATTACTGCCGAAATATCGCGGTGCCGCACCGGTCAATTGGGCGATCGCAAACGGTGAGACAGTGACCGGTGTGACCACGATGAAGATGGACGCCGGACTCGACACAGGCGATATTTTGCTTCAGGAGCCTTTAGAGATCTCTGACCGCGATACAGCGCCGCAACTACTGGAACGCTCGGCAGTCATAGGTGGAGAATTGCTCTCCAGGACACTGAATGAACTCGATGACATCGTACCGAGAAGGCAGAATGACGATGTTGCTTCGTATGCGCCGATCCTGCGAAAGGCGGACGGTTTGATAAACTGGAGCAGCGACGCATCGGAAATTGAACGCAAGATCCGCGGCTTCAAGCCTTTTCCGGGCAGTTTCACGATGTTTCGAGGGAAAAGGCTTGTAATACATGATGCTGAGGCTGAGCGCGGCGAAGCCGGCATCGATGAGCCGGGGACTATCATAGAAGCCGGCAGAAATGGTATTTCGGTTCGATGCGGCAATGGATCGGTGCTGAAGATCACGGAGCTTCAGGCGGAAGGAAAAAAGCGTCAATCAGCGTCCGAGTTTGCTAACGGTGCCCGTGTGACGGCGGAAGAAGTATTTGGATCGTAG
- the rpe gene encoding ribulose-phosphate 3-epimerase translates to MIEIAPSILSANFAKLGEQIDAVKTGGANILHFDVMDGRFVPNITIGLPVLASIRKATDMIIDTHLMIVEPGKYAAEFAKAGANMVSIHVEADPNIHRTLTSIRDNGAKAGVVINPATSLSTLDEVLQHCDFVLLMSVNPGFGGQAFIPEVLEKVRRLKEMIVLSGREVKIEIDGGVDETNIGRIAEAGADIAVAGSAVFGKEDPGGAVRTLIENGTKWV, encoded by the coding sequence ATGATCGAAATAGCCCCGTCAATACTTTCTGCGAATTTCGCAAAGCTCGGCGAACAGATCGACGCCGTCAAAACAGGCGGAGCCAATATTCTGCATTTTGACGTAATGGACGGCCGCTTCGTGCCGAACATCACCATCGGCCTTCCGGTTTTGGCGTCGATCCGAAAGGCAACGGATATGATCATTGACACTCATTTGATGATCGTAGAACCGGGAAAATATGCTGCCGAATTCGCAAAAGCCGGCGCGAACATGGTTTCGATACACGTGGAGGCTGACCCAAATATTCACCGCACGTTGACATCGATCCGGGATAACGGGGCAAAGGCTGGAGTAGTTATCAACCCGGCGACCTCATTGTCGACGCTGGACGAAGTGCTGCAGCATTGTGATTTTGTGCTGTTAATGTCCGTGAATCCCGGCTTTGGCGGACAAGCATTCATTCCTGAGGTACTTGAAAAAGTTCGTCGTCTCAAAGAAATGATCGTCCTAAGCGGACGCGAGGTGAAGATCGAGATCGACGGCGGAGTTGATGAAACGAATATCGGGCGGATAGCTGAGGCAGGCGCGGACATCGCGGTAGCCGGTTCTGCCGTATTCGGCAAGGAAGACCCCGGTGGTGCGGTCAGAACCTTGATCGAAAACGGTACAAAATGGGTTTGA
- a CDS encoding PASTA domain-containing protein, with amino-acid sequence MKRGIGAIGRLAATVILLTLFLFSMGTVVYMSLQGKEVKVPEITGKDLSEGERELASLGLKIKKRADRFSEETPNTVIEQLPKPGETVKTGQLILVVTSKGPGEGNTPTTLKKNTEEDDSEKIEEMISDKPKKTKANSNTNRKKAEATRDVAGNTAGTSDGDNKNDGATPANKKEPSTTTPPNERPTPKPAGNTRPAGRPSSGESGNRPAPRPR; translated from the coding sequence ATGAAACGCGGAATTGGTGCGATCGGGCGGCTTGCCGCAACCGTGATATTGCTAACGCTTTTTCTGTTCTCCATGGGAACGGTCGTTTATATGTCTTTGCAGGGCAAGGAGGTAAAAGTTCCTGAAATAACAGGGAAGGATCTTTCAGAAGGTGAAAGGGAGCTTGCATCCCTCGGCCTAAAAATAAAGAAACGTGCGGATCGATTTAGCGAGGAAACTCCTAATACTGTAATTGAGCAGCTGCCGAAGCCCGGCGAGACCGTGAAGACCGGTCAGTTGATCCTCGTAGTGACAAGTAAGGGGCCGGGAGAAGGGAACACGCCAACCACGCTTAAGAAGAATACTGAGGAAGACGATTCGGAAAAGATCGAGGAGATGATCTCGGACAAGCCGAAGAAGACGAAAGCGAATTCCAACACCAACCGCAAGAAGGCTGAGGCGACACGCGATGTGGCGGGCAATACCGCCGGAACATCCGACGGCGATAATAAGAACGACGGCGCAACGCCTGCTAACAAGAAGGAGCCGTCAACAACGACACCGCCAAACGAACGTCCGACGCCGAAGCCTGCCGGAAATACACGGCCTGCCGGACGTCCGTCGTCGGGCGAATCGGGCAATCGGCCTGCTCCGAGGCCTCGGTAA
- a CDS encoding divalent metal cation transporter, translating to MRSILPKPGIAKAIRRAPSALGRRLAGYRFYAYFALIGPGIVAASSGNEVSGIATYSIAGAEYGYTLLWTFLPMTLFFCVAQEMCVRMGVVTGQGLSDLIREQFGVRWTTVVMIALLIANSGIIIAQFIGIAQASEIFGLSRYYTVPLVALFVWWLVVKGSARRIETVFLLMSLVFFLYVISAFMAGPDWADVGKQAVSPAFSLETGYLFTVVALIGTTITPFMQVYVQSSVVEKGLDKDDLRTARIDAIFGVFFANTIAAFIMISAAATLFPAGIIPDDASQAALALAPVLGDYATIIFAVGILGAAMLAMGVLPLATAYSLSEALGFEKGISRSFRDAPIFLGVFTALLLLGGIVALLPGIPQFKLLIFTQCVNGLLLPILLIAMITLANNKEIMGEHRNRTLHNILAIGTGVVVSALSLLLIGKTIVDMF from the coding sequence ATGCGTTCAATATTGCCAAAACCGGGAATTGCAAAGGCTATACGCAGGGCGCCGTCGGCGTTAGGACGAAGGCTTGCCGGGTACCGCTTTTACGCATATTTTGCATTGATCGGGCCGGGCATCGTTGCCGCCAGCTCCGGTAATGAGGTCAGCGGTATCGCGACATATTCCATTGCGGGAGCTGAATACGGCTACACGCTGCTTTGGACCTTTCTGCCAATGACGCTCTTTTTCTGTGTAGCTCAGGAAATGTGCGTCAGGATGGGAGTCGTGACCGGACAAGGCCTATCCGACCTTATTCGTGAACAATTCGGGGTACGCTGGACGACGGTTGTTATGATCGCCCTCTTGATCGCAAATTCGGGGATCATCATTGCTCAATTTATTGGCATCGCACAGGCCTCTGAGATATTTGGCCTTTCGCGATATTATACAGTTCCGCTGGTCGCGTTATTCGTCTGGTGGCTTGTCGTCAAGGGATCAGCAAGAAGGATCGAGACCGTTTTTCTTCTGATGTCCTTGGTCTTTTTCCTTTACGTCATTTCGGCCTTCATGGCCGGCCCGGATTGGGCCGACGTGGGAAAACAAGCGGTCAGTCCCGCCTTCAGCCTGGAAACGGGCTATTTGTTCACCGTGGTGGCTTTGATCGGAACAACGATCACGCCTTTTATGCAGGTTTATGTTCAGAGTTCCGTAGTTGAAAAGGGGCTGGACAAGGACGACCTCAGAACTGCGAGGATCGATGCGATATTCGGCGTATTTTTTGCCAATACGATCGCTGCCTTCATAATGATCTCGGCGGCGGCCACACTTTTCCCGGCCGGCATTATTCCTGACGACGCATCTCAGGCGGCGTTGGCTTTGGCACCGGTCCTCGGTGATTACGCAACAATAATTTTTGCGGTCGGGATATTGGGAGCCGCGATGCTGGCTATGGGCGTTCTTCCCTTAGCAACTGCCTATAGCCTCAGCGAAGCCCTTGGTTTTGAGAAGGGTATTTCTCGGTCGTTTAGAGATGCCCCAATTTTCCTGGGCGTCTTTACCGCGCTCTTGCTGTTGGGCGGGATCGTCGCACTATTGCCCGGCATCCCGCAGTTCAAGCTTCTTATCTTCACCCAATGCGTTAACGGCCTTCTTTTGCCGATTCTGCTCATCGCAATGATAACCCTCGCAAATAACAAAGAGATCATGGGAGAGCACCGCAATCGAACGCTGCACAACATTCTTGCAATTGGGACCGGAGTAGTGGTGTCGGCGCTTTCGTTGCTGTTGATTGGAAAGACGATTGTTGATATGTTCTAG
- the bamD gene encoding outer membrane protein assembly factor BamD, which translates to MKQLKGIAFISFLLLSLMALPSYAQVSGDGTVAQRLDVMRDKLERMRRSLNSAISVIKEENKSDRSKKDDDKKLNTPLGRLVALEKDVSRLQSDINGLRSKIDRGDKYERSDLDGFEQSVAELQNRVDTAQIETASARAGSDSPVGKPREKKKKKKFLGIFGGGGTDEYEELIGSVSPGRDRELFIVATREIRKKNYDVGRLLFQTIITTYPDSAYLPMAKLAVGDSFYLEGSTSSLIQAIASYQDWLTFFPTHPLADRVVLKIAESEMRQIGLPDRDATRARRAETRLKALLQNYPNSILKSDAELRLKEVQDNLGLHNLIIANYYYNLSIDQKKGGLKGAQSRYREILDKYPDFSYMEEVLYKLAVTYLVEEETDEAARYFQRIVSDYPNGEHVRRASEQLELIGATVPAPNPDRMKVMPPEQVSFFQNFRNQFFGIYPMTIDKSGVLMSRSFDREKFELIDQIIENQGDILQNQIPQALTTVISQRPQSSQPEQPQP; encoded by the coding sequence ATGAAGCAATTAAAAGGTATTGCCTTTATCTCATTTTTACTTTTGTCATTGATGGCCTTGCCGTCCTACGCTCAGGTTTCGGGCGACGGAACGGTGGCACAGCGCCTTGATGTGATGCGGGACAAACTCGAACGCATGCGGCGTTCTCTCAACAGTGCCATATCGGTGATAAAGGAAGAAAATAAAAGCGACAGGTCCAAAAAAGATGACGACAAAAAGCTCAACACGCCGTTGGGCCGCCTCGTCGCATTGGAAAAGGACGTCAGCCGCCTGCAGTCTGACATAAACGGGCTCCGCAGTAAGATCGATCGCGGCGATAAATACGAACGCTCCGATCTCGACGGTTTTGAGCAGAGTGTTGCGGAATTGCAGAACCGCGTCGATACTGCACAGATCGAGACAGCAAGTGCCCGGGCAGGTTCAGATTCACCGGTTGGAAAGCCTCGAGAAAAGAAAAAGAAGAAAAAGTTTCTAGGAATTTTTGGCGGCGGCGGCACAGATGAGTATGAGGAACTGATCGGAAGCGTTTCGCCTGGCCGCGACAGGGAGCTTTTCATCGTTGCAACTCGTGAGATCCGAAAAAAGAATTATGACGTTGGCCGGCTGCTGTTCCAGACCATCATTACCACTTATCCGGATTCGGCATATTTGCCGATGGCGAAGCTTGCTGTCGGTGATTCGTTCTATTTGGAGGGTTCTACCAGCTCTTTGATACAAGCCATTGCTTCGTATCAGGATTGGCTCACATTTTTTCCGACGCATCCTCTGGCAGATCGTGTGGTGCTGAAGATCGCCGAGTCTGAAATGCGACAGATAGGATTACCTGATCGTGACGCAACTCGCGCGCGTCGAGCGGAAACACGCCTGAAAGCTCTGCTTCAAAATTATCCTAACAGCATTTTAAAGAGCGATGCTGAGCTAAGACTGAAAGAGGTCCAGGACAATCTGGGACTGCACAATCTCATTATTGCGAATTACTACTACAATCTTTCGATCGATCAAAAGAAGGGCGGTTTGAAGGGAGCTCAGTCGAGATATCGGGAAATACTCGATAAGTATCCTGATTTCTCCTACATGGAAGAGGTCCTTTATAAATTGGCCGTGACATACCTCGTCGAAGAAGAAACGGATGAGGCTGCCCGCTATTTCCAACGTATCGTGAGCGACTATCCCAACGGCGAGCATGTTCGCAGAGCGAGCGAACAGCTTGAGCTGATAGGTGCGACCGTGCCGGCACCAAATCCGGATCGTATGAAAGTTATGCCGCCGGAGCAGGTGTCGTTCTTTCAGAACTTCAGGAACCAGTTCTTTGGTATTTATCCGATGACCATAGACAAGAGCGGCGTGCTAATGTCGCGGTCATTTGACAGGGAGAAATTCGAACTCATCGATCAGATCATCGAGAACCAGGGCGACATACTTCAGAACCAGATCCCGCAGGCTCTCACGACGGTGATATCACAGAGGCCGCAGTCATCTCAACCCGAACAGCCGCAGCCATGA
- a CDS encoding methyltransferase, protein MKISPARVAAFEALRDCEFKQMSTSDLLASTDERLTAKDAGLCREIVLGVLRKQMFLDAIIRSFAGNRSIDPEVNLSLRIGAFQQLSLDRVPAYAAISESVELVRRYKKGSAATFVNAVLRKLQRGVPELEYSDDIERLAIETSHPRQLIEKWVGDHGFEAASAIALANNERPTVAFRTLCDIPNDELSAYSRSSYVENCYLSEGFNEQLLQWMRDGNVYVQDEGSQIVASLVDIPERSTFLDLCAAPGGKTGLVATRQSHPDRLIVAADSSWRRLNTLQNNLEYQNVTSVRIVQLDGTSSMPFDAESFDRILVDAPCTGTGTIRHNPEIKYRVTGERIAAAKEKQLKLLRNSSKLVRKGGKLTYSTCSLEPEENEQVAGEFLAENKEFVQLPASGNMKELSVGYAMRTWPHRDGMDGFFAAIFVRL, encoded by the coding sequence ATGAAGATCTCACCTGCAAGGGTCGCCGCATTTGAAGCTCTGCGCGACTGCGAGTTCAAACAGATGTCGACGTCTGATCTGCTTGCCTCGACAGATGAACGACTAACAGCAAAGGATGCGGGTCTTTGCCGAGAGATCGTTTTAGGCGTGCTCAGGAAACAGATGTTCCTAGACGCGATCATCCGCTCTTTTGCCGGAAACCGCAGTATTGATCCTGAAGTCAATCTGTCCCTCCGCATAGGAGCTTTCCAGCAATTGTCATTGGATAGGGTTCCCGCCTATGCTGCCATCAGCGAGAGCGTTGAGCTTGTTCGACGCTATAAAAAGGGATCGGCTGCGACCTTTGTTAATGCCGTCCTAAGAAAGCTCCAAAGGGGCGTTCCGGAACTCGAATATTCTGACGATATAGAACGCTTAGCGATCGAAACGTCGCACCCTCGCCAACTGATCGAAAAATGGGTCGGAGACCACGGCTTTGAGGCGGCTTCCGCGATCGCGTTGGCAAATAATGAACGCCCAACAGTCGCGTTCAGGACATTGTGTGACATTCCAAATGATGAGTTGTCGGCATATTCCAGGTCGTCTTACGTAGAAAACTGTTATTTATCTGAGGGCTTTAATGAGCAGCTGTTGCAGTGGATGCGTGATGGCAATGTCTATGTTCAAGACGAAGGTTCACAGATCGTTGCATCGTTAGTCGATATACCTGAAAGGTCGACATTTCTTGATCTTTGTGCCGCACCCGGCGGAAAGACCGGTCTTGTCGCAACTCGGCAGAGTCATCCGGACCGCTTGATCGTCGCGGCTGACAGCAGTTGGCGTAGGCTTAATACTCTTCAGAATAACCTTGAGTATCAGAATGTGACGAGCGTGCGAATAGTCCAACTGGACGGCACCTCGTCTATGCCGTTTGACGCCGAGAGTTTTGACCGGATACTCGTGGATGCCCCATGTACGGGCACGGGCACGATAAGGCATAACCCCGAGATCAAGTATCGTGTGACCGGGGAGCGAATAGCAGCAGCAAAAGAGAAACAACTGAAACTGCTCCGGAATTCATCCAAACTGGTAAGAAAAGGCGGCAAGCTGACCTATTCTACGTGTTCGCTTGAACCGGAAGAGAACGAACAGGTTGCGGGTGAGTTTTTGGCGGAGAATAAGGAATTTGTTCAACTTCCTGCATCGGGAAATATGAAGGAACTGTCAGTCGGTTACGCTATGCGGACCTGGCCCCATCGTGACGGCATGGACGGATTTTTCGCCGCTATTTTTGTCCGGCTTTGA
- a CDS encoding M48 family metalloprotease codes for MVNRISRFISFVLIYNLIVATALFGSMPAHGQTTSSSSSQKAEPKKDNKKGESPKPTPAPRGLSPSEDPSQIGKRNINKGKDKFFGWLGGSQEKEMQIGRQLAMEVEQQAKMVDDPIVTEYVNRVGQNLVLHSDAKIPFTIKVIDSDEVNAFALPGGFFYVNRGLILAADNESELAGVMAHEIAHVAARHAMENQGKGALINYGLLAGIIFTGGVAGSVLQNTAGITQALAFFKFSRGAEEEADKLGVQYLYAAGYDPRGMSTMFEKLASQNRKKPGTLARLFTTHPQSLERRDASDQLVTRFPEKEEYLISTSEFQRVKNHLMKITNARAGVSIDFDDPEDTRPTLKKRQPDAPDANNDGSSSSSSSDGPPKLKKRDQPEPAPTPQF; via the coding sequence ATGGTGAACAGAATTTCACGTTTCATCTCTTTTGTACTCATTTACAACTTGATCGTCGCCACAGCACTATTTGGTTCCATGCCAGCTCACGGTCAGACGACGAGTTCTTCGTCTTCTCAAAAAGCGGAGCCTAAGAAAGATAATAAGAAAGGCGAATCTCCAAAGCCGACGCCCGCTCCGCGCGGTCTGAGTCCGTCAGAAGATCCTTCGCAGATCGGCAAACGTAATATAAATAAGGGCAAAGACAAGTTTTTTGGCTGGCTGGGCGGATCTCAAGAGAAAGAGATGCAGATCGGAAGGCAGCTGGCTATGGAAGTTGAACAGCAGGCGAAGATGGTCGATGATCCGATCGTTACTGAATATGTCAATCGCGTAGGGCAGAACCTCGTGCTTCATTCGGATGCAAAGATACCATTCACCATAAAGGTCATCGATAGTGACGAGGTAAATGCTTTCGCTCTGCCCGGTGGCTTTTTCTACGTAAATCGCGGCCTCATCCTTGCCGCTGACAACGAGTCAGAGCTGGCAGGTGTGATGGCTCACGAAATAGCTCACGTCGCCGCCCGCCATGCGATGGAAAATCAGGGCAAGGGTGCCCTTATTAACTACGGGCTCCTCGCCGGCATTATTTTTACCGGAGGCGTGGCCGGCTCCGTTCTGCAGAACACCGCAGGCATCACGCAGGCACTGGCGTTTTTCAAATTCAGCCGTGGGGCCGAGGAAGAGGCAGATAAACTTGGCGTCCAGTATCTCTACGCTGCGGGATACGATCCACGCGGAATGTCGACAATGTTTGAAAAGCTGGCATCACAGAACAGGAAAAAGCCCGGTACGCTGGCAAGGCTTTTCACTACTCATCCGCAATCGCTTGAACGCCGCGATGCAAGTGATCAGTTGGTCACACGGTTCCCTGAAAAGGAAGAATATTTGATAAGCACATCCGAATTTCAACGAGTGAAAAATCATCTGATGAAGATCACCAACGCCCGTGCGGGAGTATCTATAGATTTTGATGATCCTGAAGACACTAGGCCAACTCTGAAAAAACGGCAGCCGGACGCACCGGACGCGAATAACGACGGGAGCAGTTCAAGCTCTTCGTCGGATGGTCCGCCGAAACTCAAGAAGCGGGATCAACCCGAACCGGCACCAACCCCTCAATTCTGA
- a CDS encoding DUF2520 domain-containing protein — MRSVSIIGAGRVGLALALSLPPDNYCVTHLVHRGREMLDDVAGQLPGNVKIELAEEFTGGEADILIVAVQDPYIAAAADWAANSFDSVRYAYHTSGALQSGLLCALENVGASLGSVHPLVSISEPVSGKERFNGAYFCVEGEPDAVEIGRELVEALGGRPFAIDTRFKTLYHAAAVTACGHLVALLDASFEMLETCGVERDDAKRILMPLVTSTIANLSRQDTASAMTGTFARADVETFSKHVAAINELCSEEIMEIYLLLGERALELAAEKGANPERIETMRSRVAFARAKLR, encoded by the coding sequence ATGCGGTCGGTCTCGATCATAGGTGCCGGACGGGTCGGGTTGGCTCTTGCTCTCAGCCTTCCTCCGGACAATTATTGCGTGACGCATCTTGTTCACCGAGGACGTGAGATGCTGGACGATGTCGCCGGCCAGTTGCCGGGTAACGTCAAGATCGAACTCGCCGAGGAATTTACCGGCGGTGAGGCTGACATCCTTATTGTCGCTGTCCAAGACCCTTATATTGCTGCCGCAGCGGATTGGGCGGCCAACTCATTTGATTCGGTCAGGTACGCCTATCATACGAGCGGAGCATTGCAGAGCGGGCTGTTGTGCGCATTAGAGAATGTTGGGGCATCGCTGGGGTCGGTACACCCTTTGGTCTCGATCAGCGAGCCCGTGTCCGGAAAAGAACGATTTAACGGTGCTTATTTCTGCGTTGAAGGTGAACCGGACGCCGTTGAGATAGGAAGGGAATTGGTGGAGGCATTGGGAGGCCGCCCGTTCGCTATCGACACGAGATTTAAGACCCTTTACCACGCGGCAGCCGTAACCGCGTGCGGGCATTTGGTTGCGTTGCTTGACGCGTCATTTGAAATGCTTGAGACATGCGGTGTTGAGCGTGATGACGCTAAGCGGATACTAATGCCGTTGGTAACAAGCACGATCGCAAATTTATCGCGTCAGGATACCGCGAGTGCCATGACAGGGACCTTCGCCCGGGCCGACGTTGAGACATTTTCAAAACATGTTGCAGCGATCAATGAACTTTGCTCCGAGGAGATCATGGAGATCTATCTTCTTCTTGGCGAAAGAGCACTTGAACTTGCAGCAGAAAAGGGAGCGAATCCCGAAAGGATAGAGACCATGAGGTCGCGTGTCGCATTCGCGAGGGCGAAATTGCGGTAG
- a CDS encoding transcriptional repressor: MGRKAKDFEEEQILFENYLRSAGLRRTEQRDLILRTFLDVGDHITSEDLYRLVSEIDPTVGLTTVYRTLKLLTAAGLAQEVRFGDNKTYYEKLHSDEHHDHMICTSCGLVIEFFSPDIEALQDEMAASFGFEATHHSLRLWGYCAKCKASAGKLTNAPPGAEPRVRVKSGRTVVR, encoded by the coding sequence ATGGGACGAAAGGCTAAAGATTTCGAAGAAGAACAGATCCTTTTTGAGAACTACTTGCGTTCGGCGGGACTTCGCCGGACCGAGCAACGGGATCTGATACTTCGCACCTTCCTTGACGTGGGAGATCATATAACGAGTGAGGACCTTTACAGATTGGTCAGCGAGATAGATCCGACCGTTGGGTTGACGACCGTTTATAGAACGCTGAAACTTCTTACGGCGGCCGGCCTGGCCCAGGAGGTGCGGTTCGGCGATAACAAAACGTATTACGAGAAACTTCATTCGGACGAACATCACGATCACATGATCTGCACATCATGCGGTTTGGTGATCGAGTTTTTTTCTCCGGATATCGAAGCTCTTCAGGACGAGATGGCAGCAAGTTTTGGTTTTGAGGCAACACACCACAGCCTTCGGCTTTGGGGATACTGTGCCAAATGTAAAGCCTCCGCCGGCAAGCTCACCAATGCACCGCCCGGAGCTGAGCCGCGGGTAAGGGTAAAGAGCGGTAGAACTGTTGTGCGTTGA
- a CDS encoding mechanosensitive ion channel family protein — MASTDTRRKLFRLLGFIAVSALLLVLFPIVEDLLVSSLSSYLELTIAEDGSISAAATGVNAKMAETSLSIAIAVLHILRVIAWMALIVGVVRLAGFLMTKTVFRGATSGELSSILRSVISIIIYIVAFFIIFQSQFPNVQLAPLFTGSTIIGIVVGLALQDTLGNLFAGLALQADQPFQVGDVIIVGTNKPGIVERVSWRGVKIRTFQEKTLVISNAVLGRETIEVAARNNLNARSVFFNTLYVNSPAKTIRAVREAVQQVENVSAARVPNVRIRNLGDNGIDWEVKYWLDDYIPHNDTDALIRQRIWYVFQREGIDFAFPTRTLHIARRQHVSTGDEIVLDNEEILRNVDILKPLSEDEINRLAHFSSSRVYAPGEAIVAKGQEGGSMFVIMRGRVSVQIPVGGKTVNVNELGDGEFFGEMSLLTGEPRTATVLAIEETEVLKVGKEALRPILAENPALVESVYHHIEERKKALRSKEKSVQPVASEPRGRVLASIKNFFGLKH, encoded by the coding sequence ATGGCCTCAACGGACACTCGACGGAAACTGTTTCGCCTTCTCGGGTTTATCGCCGTTTCAGCACTCTTGCTTGTTCTTTTTCCGATAGTAGAAGATCTGTTGGTCTCTTCGCTCAGTTCGTATTTGGAGTTGACGATAGCGGAGGACGGCTCTATTAGTGCCGCAGCCACCGGTGTTAATGCCAAAATGGCAGAAACGTCGCTTTCTATCGCGATCGCCGTGCTGCACATACTTCGGGTCATTGCTTGGATGGCCTTAATTGTCGGTGTTGTAAGGCTTGCAGGCTTTTTGATGACCAAAACCGTTTTCCGGGGCGCAACGTCCGGGGAGCTGTCATCGATATTGCGATCGGTCATATCGATCATTATCTACATTGTCGCTTTTTTCATAATCTTTCAGTCTCAGTTTCCAAATGTCCAGCTCGCCCCCCTTTTCACAGGTTCTACGATCATTGGTATAGTTGTCGGCCTTGCTCTTCAGGACACCTTGGGTAATCTCTTCGCAGGACTGGCTCTGCAGGCAGATCAGCCATTTCAGGTAGGCGACGTCATCATTGTCGGAACCAACAAGCCGGGGATCGTTGAGAGAGTTTCTTGGCGAGGCGTCAAGATACGCACGTTTCAGGAAAAGACCCTGGTCATAAGCAACGCCGTTCTCGGACGAGAAACCATTGAGGTTGCTGCTCGTAACAATTTGAACGCCAGAAGCGTTTTTTTTAACACGCTATATGTTAATTCTCCTGCAAAGACCATTCGGGCCGTGCGTGAGGCGGTCCAGCAGGTCGAAAACGTTTCGGCCGCACGCGTGCCGAACGTCCGCATCCGCAACCTCGGCGACAACGGCATAGATTGGGAAGTGAAATACTGGCTGGATGACTATATTCCGCACAACGATACTGATGCTCTGATCCGCCAGCGAATTTGGTACGTATTTCAGCGCGAAGGTATTGATTTTGCTTTCCCGACCAGAACCCTTCACATCGCGAGGCGGCAGCACGTTTCCACCGGCGACGAAATAGTATTGGACAACGAGGAGATACTCCGAAACGTCGATATTTTAAAGCCGCTATCTGAGGACGAGATCAACAGACTCGCGCACTTTTCATCGTCTCGGGTTTACGCTCCGGGCGAGGCGATAGTGGCAAAGGGCCAGGAGGGCGGGTCGATGTTCGTTATTATGCGCGGGCGAGTTTCCGTGCAAATACCTGTAGGGGGCAAAACGGTAAATGTAAATGAACTCGGCGATGGCGAATTTTTCGGAGAGATGAGCCTATTGACCGGGGAACCCCGAACGGCAACAGTTCTTGCGATCGAGGAAACGGAGGTCCTTAAGGTGGGCAAGGAAGCACTTCGGCCGATACTGGCTGAAAACCCGGCACTGGTCGAATCTGTTTACCATCACATCGAGGAACGTAAGAAAGCCTTGAGATCTAAAGAAAAAAGTGTACAACCAGTAGCGTCTGAACCCCGAGGCCGCGTGCTGGCATCAATTAAGAATTTCTTTGGGCTAAAACACTGA